The Choloepus didactylus isolate mChoDid1 chromosome 15, mChoDid1.pri, whole genome shotgun sequence genome segment CCTCTGTGGCCACGTGACCTtggcctctctgaacctcagttacTTTGCGAAATGGCAATAACAACAACTCCTTTAGCCTCAAATGTACGGATCAAATGAGATAGTGCCTGGGAACATGCTTGGAGAACATATTGTACAATTGCTTAGGAATTTTCTTCCGCCCTTACAGTCAGTACTTAGCAAGGAGTAAAAGGGTTGTCATTACAGGTCAATTAAGGAAACAGAGTCTCAGAGTCACATTCTCTGCTCTGATCCCTGgaaatgtttcttctttattcaCTAAATTTCTAGCAATATTGTGTGTTCTGTAGTGGTGAAGGGAAAAATGTCCACTTAACTGCAGACTACTGGGGCTGTGCAAGGACGACCTGAGATGATCCCTTTTCCTCCCATCTCCTGGAGGGAAGCCTCATTTCTTCAAGGTGATGCAGGTGTGCTGGGCGATAGCCAGAGTAAACAAAGGACCTCCTGGCCCCCACCACTTTTTAGGGCACATGAGTCATCCATGCTGGATGGGGAAGGGGTTAGCACTTGACCTTCAGGAATCTCCAAAGAGCACCCAGCTGCAGCTTCAGTCAGCTGActtctcccccatccccaggGAGCAAGGAGGAGATGCCTTGGGGAAGGCTTTGTGCTTGCAGCTTCAGTGAGCTGGTATAATAAGTTACTgtgctttcccttcctccttatTCACGAGTAAATAGACACCTCCACATGGCCTCGCCTGGGTCTGGATGATGGTGAAGGCAGAAAATAAGTTACTgtgctttcctttcctccttatTCACGAGTAAATAGACACCTCCACGTGGCCTCGCCTGGGTCTGGGTGATGGTGATGGGCTCTATCAGGGTGAGCCAGGGAGGAAAGAGTCCTCTCCTCCCTTCTCTAGGACCAGACCTAGAGGGCCAGACCCGGGGCACCCCGCAACTGGCTCTGGAGGGTTTGATCTGCAGCTGCTCGGTTGTGATGTCCTATTGTGGTGCTTTGGGGAAGAGCATGGCCTTGGACACTTCTTGGAACAAACAAGACAAACCAACACATTAGAGTCAGCAGGAGGGGTCCATGGTGGCTTCAGTAATAGAACATAAGGGACTTCAGGACATGAGTGAAAGCATCAAATGGACAGGCCAGCTTTGTATTTCACCTCTTCCCAGCTGCCTAATTAGGATTTATACTCTTTCTCTGTGCACACCTTAAGGGGCTCTTTGGAGATGGGCACTGGAGTCACACAGGCTCAGTGGAGATTCCAGCTGGAGACCTTGTGCTAGTCATTGGGCTTCTCCAGGCTTCAGCtctctcatctgtagaatgggaataagaaaacctatttccaaatggctgtgagaattaaatgagacgaTCTTTGTCAAGTGTACCCCATAGAAGGATTTCAGCGAATGTTAGCTCCTTTCTCCTCATGTGCCTCCATCTGAGGGGATGAAGTGGAGAAGGCATCACCGCAGCTGCCTACTACCTGGATTTTAAGAggaacctctgcaccctctcctAACACCATGCCAGGCCGCCATCTGCCCAGGCTCACGTTCCATTAGCTGCTCAGGCACGGGGCCTGCCCTGGCTGGACACCTCACATATCCCAGGCTGGTATGGTGAGGGGCAGGTGGGAGCAGCCAGGGCCCTCCCGGGCCAAGCCACGGTGAGCCACCCGCCCATCCCGCTGCGGGAGGCGGCCAGGCCGGGGCGCTCCGCTGCTGGGCCCGGACTCGGAGGGCAGGCCCGAGTCGCTGGGCTGCACCTCCACGAAGACCCGGCGGCGCAGGAGCCCACTGGGCCTCTCCGAGTAGGCCTCCCGGTGGCGCCCCCACTGCGGCGGGCAGAGCCGCGCGCGGAAGGCCGCCTGAAAGCCGCGGCGGAAGTTCTCGTTGAAGTAGCCGTAGATGACGGGGTTGGCGCTGCTGTTGAAGAAGGCCAGCCAGTGGGCGAAGGGGAAGGCGTAGACGCTGACCAGGTGCAGCTGCGGCTCGCTGAGCCGCCCGTAGTCGATGAGGAGCAGGAGCGACCACAGCGGCAGCCAGGACAGCGAGAAGAACAGCGCCACCATGACCAGCATGTGCACCACCCTGGCCTTGCGCCCGGACGCCCGCCGGCCCCCGGCGGCCGCCTCCTCGCCGGCCCGGACGGGGCCCGAGGCCTGGAAGAGCTTGCGGGCGATGCGGGCGTACATGACCACGATGAGGGCCAGGGGCGCCAGGTAGATGTGCGAGAAGAGCACGGCGGTGTAGACCTTGTGCATGCCCTTCTCGGGCCACGCCTCCCAGCACGAGTACAGCGGGTAGGAGCGGTTGCGCGCGTCCAGCATGAAGTGGTGCTCCTCGCGCGTGACGGTCAGCGTGATGGCCGAGGGGCACATGATGAGCAGGGCCAGCGTCCAGATGACCGCGATGGTGACCAGCGCCTTCCGGAGGGTCAGCTTCTCGCGGAAAGGGTGCACGATGCAGCGGAACCTGCAGCCAAGGAGCAAAGAGAAGCAG includes the following:
- the NPFFR1 gene encoding neuropeptide FF receptor 1 isoform X2 — its product is MFIVAYVLIFLLCMVGNALVCFVVLRNRHMRTVTNTFILNLAVSDLLVGIFCMPTTLVDNLITGWPFDNATCKMSGLVQGMSVSASVFTLVAIAVERFRCIVHPFREKLTLRKALVTIAVIWTLALLIMCPSAITLTVTREEHHFMLDARNRSYPLYSCWEAWPEKGMHKVYTAVLFSHIYLAPLALIVVMYARIARKLFQASGPVRAGEEAAAGGRRASGRKARVVHMLVMVALFFSLSWLPLWSLLLLIDYGRLSEPQLHLVSVYAFPFAHWLAFFNSSANPVIYGYFNENFRRGFQAAFRARLCPPQWGRHREAYSERPSGLLRRRVFVEVQPSDSGLPSESGPSSGAPRPGRLPQRDGRVAHRGLAREGPGCSHLPLTIPAWDM
- the NPFFR1 gene encoding neuropeptide FF receptor 1 isoform X1 gives rise to the protein MEGEPSQPPNSSWSQSPNGSSAEAASAVNLTFSSYYQHSSPVAAMFIVAYVLIFLLCMVGNALVCFVVLRNRHMRTVTNTFILNLAVSDLLVGIFCMPTTLVDNLITGWPFDNATCKMSGLVQGMSVSASVFTLVAIAVERFRCIVHPFREKLTLRKALVTIAVIWTLALLIMCPSAITLTVTREEHHFMLDARNRSYPLYSCWEAWPEKGMHKVYTAVLFSHIYLAPLALIVVMYARIARKLFQASGPVRAGEEAAAGGRRASGRKARVVHMLVMVALFFSLSWLPLWSLLLLIDYGRLSEPQLHLVSVYAFPFAHWLAFFNSSANPVIYGYFNENFRRGFQAAFRARLCPPQWGRHREAYSERPSGLLRRRVFVEVQPSDSGLPSESGPSSGAPRPGRLPQRDGRVAHRGLAREGPGCSHLPLTIPAWDM